Proteins found in one SAR202 cluster bacterium genomic segment:
- a CDS encoding trypsin-like peptidase domain-containing protein translates to MKAKKMNVLRLLAGLWALGLLSLACGPDEASIQATVEAKIQTAIAGIPTATPQPTATPQPTSTPVAFPTPLPTPTPPSIPNAAATAQPLIDAAIAGIPRPTPQPTATPQPTPTLYPTPTPQPTATPQPTATPQAVADVKSLYDLAWESTFMVETPVGHGSGWLLEEGYIMTAAHVVGSWPTVTIRRASKPPLSARVVAVDRPRDIALLSYEAKSVSLSTSQKALSLGHITQDDIGRPLVVLGYSVQGVKADGTVGSASAKAGVLSQIVNDPTEGHQLRADAVMDPGDSGGPVLDRDGKVVGMVVSTAFNRNDSKPVLGAFYAVHVAEIKDALPGLRAGVSR, encoded by the coding sequence ATGAAGGCAAAAAAGATGAATGTTTTGAGGCTTCTGGCCGGCTTGTGGGCGCTGGGCCTGCTATCCTTGGCCTGCGGGCCGGACGAGGCATCCATACAGGCTACGGTGGAGGCGAAGATACAGACGGCCATTGCGGGGATACCGACGGCGACGCCCCAGCCTACCGCCACGCCACAGCCCACGTCGACGCCGGTGGCGTTTCCAACGCCATTGCCAACGCCAACACCGCCATCGATACCTAACGCGGCGGCGACGGCGCAGCCGCTCATCGACGCGGCGATAGCGGGGATACCCAGGCCGACACCCCAGCCGACGGCGACGCCGCAGCCCACCCCCACGCTCTACCCCACGCCTACCCCGCAACCGACGGCGACACCCCAGCCCACGGCCACGCCCCAGGCGGTGGCGGACGTGAAATCGCTGTACGACCTGGCGTGGGAGTCCACGTTTATGGTGGAGACGCCGGTTGGGCACGGGAGCGGGTGGCTGCTGGAGGAGGGGTACATTATGACGGCGGCGCATGTTGTAGGGTCGTGGCCGACGGTGACGATTCGCCGCGCCAGCAAGCCGCCGTTGAGCGCCAGGGTGGTGGCGGTGGACCGGCCCCGGGACATTGCGCTGCTGTCGTACGAAGCGAAGTCGGTGAGCCTGTCGACGTCGCAGAAGGCGCTGTCGCTGGGGCATATAACGCAGGACGACATTGGCAGGCCGCTGGTGGTGCTGGGGTATTCGGTGCAGGGGGTGAAGGCGGACGGGACGGTGGGGTCGGCGTCGGCGAAGGCTGGGGTGCTGTCGCAAATCGTCAACGACCCGACGGAGGGCCACCAGTTACGGGCGGACGCGGTGATGGACCCCGGGGACAGCGGCGGGCCGGTGCTGGACCGGGACGGGAAGGTGGTGGGGATGGTGGTGTCCACGGCGTTCAATCGCAACG
- a CDS encoding Gfo/Idh/MocA family oxidoreductase: MVTNNNRIRLGVVGASVKRGWAKNAHMPAIPHLPEFELAAVCTSRPETVAESAKAYGARLAFHDYHAMAASPEVDAVAVSVRTPMHREITLAALRAKKPVFTEWPLGRNITETEEIAAAAAKSGLPAVVGLQGRVGPANLYVRDLVREGFVGKVLSAFIYRITPEVVPDKDTVWGLEKDKGATSLTIAAGHTLDTLAFILGEFRELSSYVTVQHSPLQRSDTKEMVKVTAPDHVMVQGILESGAAASVYVCSSVPGFVSGGRLEVYGTEGMLVSTSPESLHRGTVTVAGSKGYKAPSPMPIPDKYQWAPKSVPAGAPLNVAQLYRLWSKAIQGEKPTYPSFQDAARRYRMLEAVVKASETGTRVRVG; the protein is encoded by the coding sequence AGAACGCCCATATGCCGGCGATACCGCACCTACCGGAATTTGAGCTGGCGGCGGTATGCACGTCGAGGCCGGAGACGGTGGCGGAGTCGGCCAAGGCCTATGGCGCGCGGCTGGCTTTCCACGATTATCATGCGATGGCGGCGAGCCCGGAGGTGGATGCGGTGGCGGTATCGGTGAGGACGCCGATGCATCGAGAGATTACGCTGGCGGCGTTGCGGGCCAAGAAGCCGGTATTCACCGAGTGGCCCCTGGGGAGGAACATCACCGAGACGGAGGAGATCGCGGCGGCGGCGGCGAAGAGCGGGCTGCCGGCGGTGGTGGGCTTGCAGGGGCGCGTCGGACCGGCGAATTTGTACGTTCGAGACCTGGTCAGGGAAGGCTTTGTGGGGAAGGTGCTGAGCGCCTTTATCTATCGCATAACGCCGGAAGTGGTGCCGGACAAGGACACGGTCTGGGGGCTGGAGAAGGACAAGGGGGCCACGTCGCTGACTATTGCGGCGGGGCACACGCTGGATACGCTGGCGTTCATACTGGGCGAGTTTCGGGAACTGTCGTCGTACGTTACAGTGCAGCACAGCCCGCTGCAACGGTCGGACACCAAGGAGATGGTGAAGGTCACGGCGCCGGACCACGTGATGGTTCAGGGGATTTTGGAGAGCGGGGCCGCGGCGTCGGTTTATGTTTGCAGCTCGGTGCCTGGATTCGTCAGCGGCGGGCGGCTGGAGGTGTATGGGACCGAAGGGATGCTGGTGTCGACGTCGCCGGAGTCATTGCACCGGGGGACGGTGACGGTGGCAGGGTCGAAGGGATACAAGGCGCCGTCGCCGATGCCGATACCGGACAAGTACCAGTGGGCGCCAAAGAGCGTTCCCGCCGGCGCGCCGTTGAACGTGGCGCAGTTGTACAGGCTATGGTCGAAGGCGATTCAGGGGGAGAAGCCGACGTACCCGAGTTTCCAGGACGCGGCGCGGCGGTACAGGATGCTGGAGGCGGTGGTGAAGGCGTCGGAGACGGGGACAAGGGTGAGGGTGGGGTAG